The following are from one region of the Poecilia reticulata strain Guanapo linkage group LG7, Guppy_female_1.0+MT, whole genome shotgun sequence genome:
- the ttll9 gene encoding putative tubulin polyglutamylase TTLL9 has product MSKHKTSGNKASNDSGKSEEREGRSCVRYKCGLPTTIQDVLKQRPNWVEVKDDGEWDFNWCDVGWLRENFDHSYMDEHVRINHFRNHYELSRKNLMVKNLKRYQKNLEKEVGREEASKCDFFPCTFVLPSEYHLFVEEFNRNPGSIWIMKPVAKSQGKGIFLFRKLKDIIDWKKESSHSEEQKDAAPVENYVAQRYIENPYLINGRKFDLRVYVLVTSYVPLKAWLYRDGFARFSGTRFSLSTIDDKYMHLTNVSVQKTAPNYNHEKGCKWQMQQLRRYLTAKHGRESIDILFKQMDNIFIRSLQSVQKVIINDKHCFELYGYDILLDENLKPWLIEVNASPSNSPSSREDYEMKFRLLEDTLNVVDMEGRLTGKEKRVGGYDLMWNNGPVYREDIYLQTFGSSCFTANTYLGCLNDREKQLRHLFKPFPFQKRT; this is encoded by the exons ATGTCGAAGCACAAG ACATCTGGAAACAAAGCCTCAAATGATAGTGGCAAAAGTGAGGAACG GGAAGGAAGAAGTTGCGTGCGTTATAAATGCGGCTTACCGACCACCATCCAAGATGTCCTGAAACAAAGACCAAACTGGGTTGAAGTCAAAGA TGATGGAGAGTGGGACTTCAACTGGTGTGATGTGGGTTGGCTTAGGGAGAATTTTGACCACTCATACATGGACGAACACGTCAGAATAAATCACTTTCGTAACCATTACGAG ctgtCCCGCAAAAATCTTATGGTCAAAAACCTCAAAAGGTACCAGAAGAATCTGGAAAAGGAAGTTGGCCGCGAGGAAGCctctaaatgtgactttttcccCTGCACCTTTGTCCTGCCCAGCGAGTATCATCTCTTTGTAGAGGAGTTCAATCGAAACCCTGGCAGCATCTGGATCATGAAACCG GTAGCAAAATCGCAGGGCAAAGGGATTTTCCTGTTCAGGAAACTGAAAGATATTATAGACTGGAAGAAG GAAAGCTCTCACTCAGAAGAGCAGAAGGATGCAGCACCTGTGGAAAACTATGTGGCACAGCGATATATAGAGAACCCTTACCTTATTAATG GGAGAAAATTTGATTTGAGGGTTTACGTCCTGGTCACGTCA tatgTTCCCTTAAAGGCATGGTTATACAGAGACGGTTTCGCTCGCTTCTCAGGAACTCGCTTTTCGCTCAGCACCATCGACGACAAGT ACATGCATCTCACTAATGTGTCTGTTCAAAAAACAGCTCCAAACTATAATCATGAAAAG GGATGCAAATGGCAGATGCAACAGCTTCGGAGATACCTGACTGCCAAACATGGTAGGGAGTCGATTGACATCCTCTTCAAACAGATGGATAACATCTTTATTCGAAGTCTGCAGAGTGTCCAAAAGGTCATTATAAATGACAAACATTGCTTTGAGCTCTACGGTTACGACATACTGCTGGACGAGAATCTCAAGCC GTGGTTAATTGAGGTGAATGCATCTCCATCTAACTCCCCCAGCAGTCGGGAGGATTACGAGATGAAGTTCAGACTACTGGAGGACACTTTGAATGTTGTTGACATGGAGGGAAG GCTGACTGGCAAGGAGAAAAGAGTGGGAGGCTATGATCTCATGTGGAACAATGGGCCTGTCTATAGAGAGGATATCTACCTACAAACATTTGGCAGTTCATGTTTCACTGCCAACACATACTTGG GGTGTCTGAATGACAGAGAGAAGCAGCTTCGCCATCTTTTTAAACCATTCCCATTTCAGAAGAGGACCTAA
- the ppp1r3da gene encoding protein phosphatase 1, regulatory subunit 3Da isoform X1, with protein sequence MEDRARTYSVSAACMQHASYLCMLRSEGPADNMERGWFLGHERILPPKSQQPLSSCSGGSRPFLTVNVNEMLRADKPNTVRKPVPIRPPSPRVTRPKGQDSHSFLTCEPTPKPIIRQRSRSLPSETQNKKKQSRGVGVRFVDSLGLDLEDVRVFKSGEDPFVPQHVTFRLLMGAEMTDGKHLEINLPYLKPVFAQQPGDQPEFLRRLHEQKVCLERVLCFELGIIGITQVLNLDFEKEVEVRYSFTEWKSSAETKASWVSTVTKTCDGVGRRGQEFSCDTFRFHLTVPPSLRPGAQLEFAIQYKVCGAEYWDNNDGKNYKLVCQNYKLTVPKECEDSMVHFI encoded by the exons ATGGAGGATCGAGCAAGGACCTACAGTGTTTCTGCAGCCTGCATGCAACACGCTTCGTATCTGTGTATGTTGAG GTCAGAAGGGCCAGCAGACAACATGGAAAGAGGGTGGTTCCTCGGACATGAGAGGATACTCCCCCCCAAATCTCAACAGCCATTGTCTAGCTGCAGCGGTGGGTCCAGGCCCTTCTTGACTGTAAACGTGAACGAAATGCTTCGAGCTGACAAGCCCAACACCGTCAGGAAGCCTGTCCCAATCCGCCCGCCAAGTCCCAGAGTTACTCGGCCAAAAGGACAAGACTCCCACAGCTTCCTGACCTGCGAGCCTACGCCGAAGCCCATCATCCGACAAAGGTCACGCTCTCTGCCTTCTGAGACccagaacaaaaagaaacaaagcagaggTGTTGGCGTGAGGTTTGTCGACTCTCTTGGGCTGGACCTGGAAGACGTCAGGGTGTTTAAATCAGGCGAAGACCCATTTGTGCCACAACATGTTACCTTCCGACTCCTGATGGGTGCCGAGATGACAGATGGAAAGCATCTTGAGATTAACTTGCCATACCTAAAGCCGGTTTTTGCCCAACAGCCCGGTGACCAGCCGGAGTTCCTGCGGCGTCTCCATGAACAGAAAGTGTGTCTGGAGAGGGTCTTGTGCTTCGAACTGGGCATTATCGGCATCACCCAAGTCCTAAATTTAGACTTTGAGAAAGAAGTTGAAGTTCGGTATTCGTTTACGGAGTGGAAAAGTTCTGCGGAAACCAAGGCTTCCTGGGTCTCCACTGTCACCAAAACCTGCGATGGAGTAGGAAGAAGAGGGCAGGAATTTAGTTGTGATACATTTCGTTTCCACCTAACAGTCCCTCCCTCCCTTCGACCAGGAGCGCAGCTGGAGTTTGCTATCCAATACAAAGTTTGTGGGGCTGAATACTGGGACAACAACGATGGAAAGAATTATAAATTAGTCTGCCAAAACTACAAGCTAACAGTGCCTAAAGAATGTGAAGACAGCATGGTGCATTTCATTTAG
- the ppp1r3da gene encoding protein phosphatase 1, regulatory subunit 3Da isoform X2, giving the protein MERGWFLGHERILPPKSQQPLSSCSGGSRPFLTVNVNEMLRADKPNTVRKPVPIRPPSPRVTRPKGQDSHSFLTCEPTPKPIIRQRSRSLPSETQNKKKQSRGVGVRFVDSLGLDLEDVRVFKSGEDPFVPQHVTFRLLMGAEMTDGKHLEINLPYLKPVFAQQPGDQPEFLRRLHEQKVCLERVLCFELGIIGITQVLNLDFEKEVEVRYSFTEWKSSAETKASWVSTVTKTCDGVGRRGQEFSCDTFRFHLTVPPSLRPGAQLEFAIQYKVCGAEYWDNNDGKNYKLVCQNYKLTVPKECEDSMVHFI; this is encoded by the coding sequence ATGGAAAGAGGGTGGTTCCTCGGACATGAGAGGATACTCCCCCCCAAATCTCAACAGCCATTGTCTAGCTGCAGCGGTGGGTCCAGGCCCTTCTTGACTGTAAACGTGAACGAAATGCTTCGAGCTGACAAGCCCAACACCGTCAGGAAGCCTGTCCCAATCCGCCCGCCAAGTCCCAGAGTTACTCGGCCAAAAGGACAAGACTCCCACAGCTTCCTGACCTGCGAGCCTACGCCGAAGCCCATCATCCGACAAAGGTCACGCTCTCTGCCTTCTGAGACccagaacaaaaagaaacaaagcagaggTGTTGGCGTGAGGTTTGTCGACTCTCTTGGGCTGGACCTGGAAGACGTCAGGGTGTTTAAATCAGGCGAAGACCCATTTGTGCCACAACATGTTACCTTCCGACTCCTGATGGGTGCCGAGATGACAGATGGAAAGCATCTTGAGATTAACTTGCCATACCTAAAGCCGGTTTTTGCCCAACAGCCCGGTGACCAGCCGGAGTTCCTGCGGCGTCTCCATGAACAGAAAGTGTGTCTGGAGAGGGTCTTGTGCTTCGAACTGGGCATTATCGGCATCACCCAAGTCCTAAATTTAGACTTTGAGAAAGAAGTTGAAGTTCGGTATTCGTTTACGGAGTGGAAAAGTTCTGCGGAAACCAAGGCTTCCTGGGTCTCCACTGTCACCAAAACCTGCGATGGAGTAGGAAGAAGAGGGCAGGAATTTAGTTGTGATACATTTCGTTTCCACCTAACAGTCCCTCCCTCCCTTCGACCAGGAGCGCAGCTGGAGTTTGCTATCCAATACAAAGTTTGTGGGGCTGAATACTGGGACAACAACGATGGAAAGAATTATAAATTAGTCTGCCAAAACTACAAGCTAACAGTGCCTAAAGAATGTGAAGACAGCATGGTGCATTTCATTTAG
- the fam217ba gene encoding uncharacterized protein fam217ba — protein sequence MWCNMGPIMQERTASTTLKRVVSKEKIRVKNTENSGSLTSSKKCNKTTKAMSQMKNGLPGPDKDKDTAALQRSAQSKSGRMKSGASQNASKLSSPEAEVEFRPQLRKQSSAHRKEEKRENQRLSPCGTELLPNRQGMGKNRRALSLPISPISGLRMSPSHPLMHSPAPTPEALQQHYNNKEVDSDSASDLSDSERLPVLPSPCTPCTPPHLNLRAEIINTNDFLPDIPGPHGMAGDEEESEKPAYTYSDFLPPPFNCWSLRQLAVFLHTEGRGAPRPKPVGPLEKYLEKLLQLEWLQIQTVQAESSRPPGGRTRPQSFPSSTAAHSARPHTAPSSRLNSPKGLRHGSRAFPFTPVNNPPSPASAQQQLSRFPVCPHCHMRYPLCNGSCSAYAYQRHSRLSPLLERRAHPGAAAKRSSSETRAASSEGRSPGAQGGGARTPVSPSAGRSHLRHMQSAGNARKQPQEAGTNQKGRGQVRKSRVRANSETDVKKEPSGVKGSAAEKRGHPGSKRELIASKRDERDCQRAEAGSQASKTATKRAAKDPASLSKAPPSSHSIPKQNGKTKNVHFVAK from the exons ATGTGGTGCAACATGGGCCCCATCATGCAGGAGCGCACGGCTTCCACAACACTGAAGCGCGTCGTTTCCAAGGAGAAGATACGAGTTAAGAATACCGAAAATAGCGGGTCACTTACCAG CTCAAAGAAATGTAACAAGACCACGAAAGCAATGAGCCAAATGAAAAATGGTCTCCCGGGACCAGATAAGGATAAGGACACAGCAGCCCTACAGAGG AGTGCTCAGTCTAAGAGTGGCAGGATGAAGTCAGGTGCGTCTCAAAATGCAAGCAAACTCTCAAG CCCTGAAGCAGAAGTTGAGTTTAGGCCTCAACTTCGCAAGCAGTCATCTGCACACAGGAAAGAGGAGAAACGAGAGAATCAGCGGCTGTCTCCGTGCGGCACCGAGCTCCTCCCGAATCGCCAGGGGATGGGAAAAAACCGTCGAGCGCTCTCTCTGCCTATTTCTCCAATATCAGGGCTACGGATGTCGCCATCCCACCCGCTAATGCATTCCCCAGCTCCGACCCCAGAAGCACTGCAGCAGCACTACAACAACAAGGAGGTCGACTCTGACAGTGCTAGCGATCTGTCAGACTCTGAGCGGCTCCCCGTTTTGCCCTCACCGTGCACCCCGTGCACCCCGCCCCACCTCAACCTGCGGGCGGAGATCATTAACACTAACGACTTCCTCCCGGATATTCCAGGACCCCATGGGATGGCAGGGGACGAAGAGGAGAGTGAGAAACCTGCGTACACATACTCTGATTTCCTGCCTCCTCCCTTCAACTGCTGGAGCCTGAGACAGCTGGCGGTGTTTCTTCACACAGAGGGTCGCGGCGCCCCCCGACCCAAGCCTGTGGGGCCCTTAGAGAAGTAcctggagaagctgctgcagctggagtggCTTCAAATCCAAACGGTGCAAGCAGAGAGCAGCCGCCCCCCCGGGGGTCGCACAAGACCGCAGAGCTTCCCGTCTTCCACAGCTGCACACTCGGCCAGACCTCACACCGCGCCATCTTCCCGACTCAACTCCCCCAAAGGGCTGCGGCACGGCTCGCGAGCCTTCCCTTTCACACCTGTTAATAACCCGCCGTCGCCTGCCTCAGCCCAGCAACAGCTCTCCCGCTTTCCAGTGTGTCCGCATTGTCACATGCGCTACCCTCTCTGCAACGGCAGCTGCTCTGCCTACGCTTACCAGCGCCACTCGCGGCTCAGCCCATTGCTTGAGCGCAGGGCGCACCCAGGAGCGGCGGCAAAGCGGAGCAGCAGCGAGACCCGAGCCGCCTCCTCTGAAGGTAGGAGCCCTGGAGCACAAGGCGGAGGGGCCCGAACACCAGTTAGCCCCTCAGCTGGGAGGAGTCATCTCAGGCACATGCAGTCTGCGGGCAACGCCCGGAAACAACCCCAGGAAGCCGGCACTAACCAAAAGGGCAGAGGGCAGGTGAGGAAAAGCCGCGTCAGAGCCAACTCCGAGACAGATGTGAAGAAGGAGCCCAGTGGGGTCAAAGGCTCGGCCGCCGAGAAACGGGGACATCCCGGAAGCAAGAGAGAGCTCATCGCTTCCAAGAGAGACGAGAGGGACTGTCAGAGGGCCGAGGCGGGAAGTCAGGCCTCTAAAACTGCCACGAAAAGAGCTGCTAAAGACCCAGCGAGTCTATCCAAAGCTCCACCTAGCAGCCACAGCATTcctaaacaaaatggcaaaacaaaaaatgtgcacTTTGTTGCTAAGTAA